One Malus sylvestris chromosome 14, drMalSylv7.2, whole genome shotgun sequence DNA segment encodes these proteins:
- the LOC126600265 gene encoding probable aquaporin TIP-type alpha, which translates to MPRRYAFGRADEATHPDSIRATLAEFVATFIFVFAGEGSALALGKIYKDSGTSASELIAIALAHAFSLFSAISASINVSGGHVNPAVTFGALLGGRLSVVRALCYWVAQLLGAIVASLLLRLVTNGMRTVGFNVASGIGEGHGLILEIVLTFGLVYTVYATAIDPKRGSLGTIAPLAIGLVVGANILVGGPFDGACMNPARAFGPALVGGRWRNHWIYWVGPFLGGGLAALIYEYMVIPTETPPHTHQPLAPEDY; encoded by the exons ATGCCTCGTAGATATGCCTTTGGGAGGGCTGACGAGGCCACCCACCCTGACTCCATCAGAGCCACTTTAGCTGAATTCGTTGCCACTTTCATCTTTGTCTTTGCCGGGGAAGGCTCTGCTCTTGCCCTTG GGAAGATTTACAAAGATAGCGGCACGTCAGCATCTGAGCTGATAGCCATAGCTCTTGCACACgccttctctctcttttcagCCATCTCAGCCAGCATTAACGTATCTGGTGGCCATGTCAACCCTGCTGTAACCTTTGGTGCTCTTCTTGGTGGAAGGCTATCCGTTGTTCGCGCCCTATGCTACTGGGTTGCACAGCTTCTTGGGGCTATTGTGGCTTCTCTTTTGTTAAGGCTTGTCACAAATGGCATG aGGACAGTGGGGTTCAACGTGGCCTCTGGAATTGGCGAGGGGCATGGGCTAATACTAGAAATTGTATTGACATTTGGGTTAGTTTACACCGTGTATGCTACTGCCATTGATCCCAAGAGGGGTAGCTTGGGAACCATCGCACCTCTGGCCATTGGACTCGTTGTAGGGGCAAATATCCTGGTGGGTGGGCCGTTTGATGGGGCATGCATGAACCCGGCAAGGGCGTTTGGACCTGCACTGGTAGGGGGGAGATGGAGGAACCACTGGATCTACTGGGTTGGACCATTTCTAGGAGGCGGGTTGGCGGCTCTCATATACGAGTATATGGTCATACCAACAGAGACGCCACCCCACACTCACCAGCCCTTAGCTCCTGAGGATTACTAG